A segment of the Candidatus Methanomethylicota archaeon genome:
AACATAATCCATTTCATGTTGAAGAGAAAAACCTATAACATCAAAAGCATTCAAAGGCATTCCAGATTCTAAACTTCTTGGAATTTCACCATAATTAGAAAAGAAAAAGCGTTCACAAACTACGTCTTCTCTCTGATTTATTAATTCATATAATAAACGAATAGCAAGATTACACATTCCAACATTATAAATATTAGGATAAACTAATGCAAATTTTAATTTCACATTTCTATGGTCCTTTTTAATAATATTTCTTTCTATAATATTCATTTTTCTCTAAATTCTAATTCAAATTTTTGAAATACAAATGTATTTTGTGGAACATCTTTATATACTAATGTGTGAGGGCAAATCCAACTATTTGGTCCAATTTTTACTCCAGGATAAATACTAACATTTATACCAGTTTTTACATTATCACCAACAAAAGCACCTAGTTTTCTTTTATTACTACTTACTTTTTCTCCTTTTATAGTAACTTTTATTGGAGATTCATCAAATCTTAAATTTGAAATTATTGTACCAGCTCCAAAATTACAATTTGAACCAATAACACTATCACCAATATATGATAAATGACCTATATGAGTATTTTCCATAATTATGCTAGATTTAATTTCACAAGCATTTCCTACTCTTACATTTTTACATAAATAAGTATATGGCCTAATGTAACAATTCGGGCCTACTTTACAACCAGAAGATATCCATACAGGACCTTCAATATAAGATCCTGAGAGAATATGTGCTCCTTCTTCAATAACAACATTCCCTAAAATATGAGCTCCTTCTTCGATTTCTCCAAGAATTTTTTTCTCCTTAATTATTTCATCCATTAGTATTTTATTTGCTTCTAATACATCCCAAGGTCTACCAACATCAACCCATTTATCTTCTTCAGCTTTAACAATAAGGATTTTACCTCCATTGTTTACTACTAAATTTATTGCATCAGTTAATTCAATTTCACCTCTACTTGATTTTGAAGTTTTGATTAAGAAATCAAATATTTCAGGTTTTAGAATGTATATTCCACCATTTATTAAATTTTGATCTTCGATTTTTGATTTTTCTTCAATTTTTAATAAAAAATTATTTTTAGTTAATAAAACTCCAAATTCCTTAGAATTCTTTTTATGAATCCCCAAAATTACACCAAAGTAAGATTCTTCAAATGAAGAGACTATTTCATTCATTATGGAAGAATGAAAAGCAAGATCTCCATATACAACTATAAATGGATTATTATTTTTTAATAATTCTTTACAAGAAAGAAGAGCCTCACCTGTCCCTCCTAGAGAAGATTGTTCTACGTATTTTATTTTAATACCAAATCTAGATCCATCACCTAAATGAGTTTTTATTAAATCTGCCATATATTTTACAATAATGATTACTTCTTCTACATTTATTTTTTTCAAAGAATTAATTATATGTTCAATTAAAGGAGCCCCAGCTATAGGGATTAAATGTTTAGGACGAGTAATAGTAAAAGGTTCAAGTCTAACTCCTTTTCCAGCTGCTAAAATTACTGCTTTCGTATTTAATCCCCCATCAATTCTAGTATAATTTTACTTAATGAAGAAATAAGATTTTTTACTTTCTCTTTATTAGGAGATTCTACTGTAATTCTTATTAATGGCTCTGTTCCAGAAGCTCTTACAAGAGCCCAAGTAAAATCCTCCCAAGAAATTCTAATTCCATCAATAAAAGAAACTTCAGCATTGGGATAAATATTAATAATTTTTGTCTTTAATTTTTCTATTACTTTGAATTTATTTTGACATCTAATTTTTAATCTCTCTACAAAGAAATTGGGAATATTTTTCATTAAATCAGATGGCTTTATATCTTCACAATCTAAGAAATTTAATAGAATTATTGAAGATAATACACCATCTGGACATTTTAATATATTTGGAAAAATCCAAGCACCGCAACTTTCTCCTCCAAAAAACGCGCCTCTTTTTATAACTTCATCTACTACATATGGGTCTCCAACTTTCGTTCTATAGATGGTACTGCCCAATGGTTTAATGAAGAAATCAATAATTGTTGATGTGTCAATATTTACTACAATTGGTCCTCCAAATTTTTTTACAATATATTTAGCTATTTGAGCAAGAGCAATATCTTGAGGAATAATATTACCATTTTCATCAATTATTACTACTCTATCTCCATCACCATCGTAAGCAAAACCTATATCTAATGATTTTTTTCTTATAAAATCACAAGTTGTTTTTAAAGATTCTTCATTTGGTTCTGGACCTCTTCCTGGAAATTTACCATCAGGATCTATATTTATAGGATAGACTTCATGCCCCCCAAGACGAAAAACTAATGGAGCTGTTAGAGAAGTTGCGCCATTTCCTGGATCAATACAAATCTTCCATTTTTTCTTAGTATTAAATTTTGAAAGAAGCATTTCTATATATTCAAAAAATCCATTTCCTTCAATTTTATAACCTAAAGAGTCCCAATTTACATACTTTGGTTCTTGTTTAATTAAAAATTCATAAAAAATTGGTAATACAGGAGCCCCCATTTCATTAAATATTTTAATTCCATTATACTCAGGTGGATTATGACTAGCAGTTATTGCAATACCACCTGTATAATATTGAGAATAGAATGCAATAGCTGGTGTTGGAAGTAAACCCATGAAAATAGAATTTGATCCACCAGCACAAATACCATTAGCCATGGCATTTGCTAATAAAGGAGAAGTTAATCTAACATCATGGCCTATTACATAATCTCCTTTCTTCCAATTTGAAATAATTAAACCTAATTTAATACAAAGTTCTATAGAAATTTCTTCTAATGCAATTCCTCTTATTCCAGATGTTCCTATTATACTCTTCATATAGAATTATTTAATTTTATATAATATTTAAGATGTGGGGGCAATGACTAATTGAGGAACTTCAAGAAGTTTACTTTTTCTTATTTCAACTTTTCTTAAAGGATATATTTTCTTAGCTAAATTATAGATCTCTGAGGCTATTTTCCCTAATACAATTTGTTGAGCTAAATCATCATATAATAATTGTCCATCTTTTTTTGTAATTACTTCTTCCATTATTTTTCTTATCATATGCACTTGAGAAGTTTTTGTTCTTGAAGTAGTAATTGCAATAGCACTTACTCTAAGTTTATAACCATCTTTTGATGATATATTAAAAATACCATCTATACGAGAAGTCCCACGTCTTACTAAACTCCTTAAGTAATCTCTAGCAAGTTCATGACCATAAAATATTGTATATGCTCTATCACCTTCAACTTTAACAATTTTAAATAATAGTTTTATATAAAGTTGAGAGATATCCTCAGTAATATTATATAAAGTAGTTTCTAACACTCTACCAATTAGTTTTTGTGGATCATCCGCAACTGTTCTACCCACTTCTATATTACCAAAAGATGGTGGAGCTATAACCACATACCACTTCTTTTGTCGCCATTTATCCTTAAGCTTTGTTGTAGGAGCTTTTGACATTTATATCACCGTAAGCACGAAAATAGTAAAACAATAATATAAGCTTTAGCTAGAGAACTCATTTAAAGCTCTTTCGGCTGCATTGATACATGCTAATAAATCATCAATAGTTCTTAAAAAAGAGGGGATATCAGCAGTAGAATCAATTTTAATTATTAAAGAATATTCAAAAAGTTCTAATTTTATTTCTGTATTAGTAGGAGCTTCTTTATTATCTGGTTGAATAGCTTCTTTAATAATTTTTGCAATTTCTTTAGATGATAATTTTTTTTCAATTACCAGATTTAGACGCAATATTCTCTAACTCCTTCTTAATCATATCATTTAAATACATTAAAAAATCATTTTCCTTTCCTATTGGTATTTGAGCTCCAGCTGCTATATTATGCCCACCACCAATTCCACCAAATTTTTTAGCAGCATCTTTAATTAAAGCACCAAGATTTATGCCCTTATTTACTAATTCTAACGGTGCTCTTGCTGATACTTTTACAAAACCTGAAGATGTAGAAAATCCTATAATTGGCTTATCTCTTGAAAAAGGTTTAGTAGTAGATAAAATAGAGATAATTGGAGCTATTAATTTATCATCTATTACTGTTCCCCCATAAATTGCTTGAACATGAGAAAGAATTTTAATAGACTCATTATTTGAAAGTGCCCAATTGATATAACGAGATATAGTTTTCCTATATTCTTGAATTATTTGTTTTAGTTCTACTAAAGCTTGATTTCTATCTCCTAAACATATAGAAATACCCAAGCCATATTTACCCATACGCCCACAAGCATTTATTGATGAAGAAAATTCTCTAGCATCACGAAGTGGAGAATCTTCTAATTCATTTGGAAATATATATATGGTACCAATAATTTTCTCTGCCTCTTTACTTGGCAATCCAATAGAAATTAGATACTTTATTAATCCACTTATCAAAGTCTTAAGTTCTTCACTAGAGAGATCTGATTGAGTTTTCCAACTACCATCAATTTTTCTTGGTTCTATTCCTAAGCTTTTAATAAATTTAAGACATGCACCTTCATCTCCTGTAAGACCTGGTAAATATGGATCCATTGTACTTGCAAGACATTGTATTAATGGACGAGATTCTGATCCATAAAGTCTTAATCCAAGTTTAGTCTTAAGCAATCCCTTAGATTCAGCTTCTTGAGATATTTTACTATTTAAACCAATAAAAGCTCCCCTTTCTCCTCTATCTTGTACATCTCCAAGAGCACCTACAATAGCAAGTTGAGAAAATCTTAAATTATTTTTATCAATTTCCTTAGCTAAAAAATAAGCAATACCTGCTGCTGATATCTCTACTGATCCATCAAAGTAAAAATAATGTGGATTTATTTCTCCTTCTATTTCATTAGATTCTGGTTGATGATGATCAATTATGAATATTTTCTTATTATTAATGGTATTTATTAAGGATTTTTGACCACTACCCATATCAACAAAGAATATATAATCTTTATTTAAATTAGAAATTTCTCTTATTACATTTTCATCCAATTGTTTAACAATTCTTATACAAGGAAAGAGGCCAAGGTCTATAAGAGTACTAAATATTATGCTTCCAGCTGAAATACCATCAGCATCTAAATGAGATATTATTAAAACTTCCTTATTATTAGGAATATTTTTTAATAATTCTGCAACATACCTAACTTTATCTAAGAAAGAGGACTCTTGTCCTGGCAATGTATCCCCCTTTATTTTACTAATATCGATACTTTTTCTGGAATATACTTCCAAGTTGAAGGTAATTTGCCTACTCTAATATAATATTTTGCAAGTCTCTTTATTTTAGATTCTACTAGTTCAAGACCTCTTTTTGAACTCATATCTTTTGGATGTTCTTCTAAATGTCTTCTAATAATACTTGCACGTTTAATTAAATTTGCTAAATCTTCAGGTATTTTTGGAGCTAGTCCTTTTTCTTCTAATATTTCGCATATCTTCTTTCCAGTTATTTGTTTTACTAAAGGAATGCCATATTGATCTCTAAGAATGAGTCCAATTTGAGAGGGAGGGATACCTTTTTTTGCTAAATCTACAACTAAAAATTCTACTTCTTCTGGTGAAGATTTGACCCACTTAGGAATACCACCCATAGGTCTAGTGGAATGAGATTTACCTTTTTCTTTACTCCTCTTCAAATATTTTCACCCAAGTAAGCAAGTAAAAATATAAACTATTATTTAAGGTTTAGCAATATTATTAATGTACCATTCACCAAATTTTCTAAAAGCTTTTCCACGATGGGAAAATCTATCTTTTTCTTCAGGTAGCATTTCTGAAAATGTTAAACCATTTCCAGATTTTGGAATAAATATGGGATCAAAACCAAAACCACTACTTCCACGAATTTCTAAAGAAATTTCTCCATAAGTTATACCTTCAAATATGATTGGTTTATAACCAGGTTGACAATATGAAACAACACACTTAAATATAGCTGTTCTATCATTAATTCCATTCATTAATTTTAATATACCTTTACAACCCAATTTATTATAAACATAGGAAGAAAAAGGTCCTGGAAAACCATTTAATGATTTTATAAAAAGTCCAGAATCTTCTACAACAATTGGTTTTAAAATTTTATTTGCAGCATAAATTGAGGCATATTTCGCTATTTTTCTAAGAGAGTTTGATTGAATTTCTATTTTAGTAAAATTTAATTTTATCATCTCTATTCCTAATGGTGAAAGTATACGATTTGCTTCATTTACTTTATGATCATTATTTGTAATAAAAAGTATTTTATGAGTGCCTACCAACATATCTCCCTCTTCTTCTAATTTCATCCACTCTTTTTAATATATCATTAGCTTCTTCACCCATAATACTTTTATAACCTATTATGAAATTTTCATAAGCTAAATTTGAATACATATAATGTGAACTTTCTAAAGCCCTTCTCATTAAATGTATATCAACTCCTCTTGCTTCAATATCATAAGTATATTCACTAAGTCCAAAATCTATAAAAAAAATTCTATTTTTTTGAAGTAACATATTAGATGTAGTAAGATCGCCATGAATAATTCCTCCTTTATGAAGTAAACCCACTAATCTTCCAATTTCTATGAATAATTCTTTTAACTTTTCATTACTCATATTTATAATTATATTTTTTAATGGAGGCCCTGGAATATAACTCATAACTATTTCAGTATCATCAAGATTAACATCATAAACAATAGGTGTAGGAATTCCAAGAGCTCTTGCATTTGTTAACGATCTTGCTTCAATACTAGTTCTAGTAATACGTATATACTTATCTAAATCAGGATTTCTATATGGTTTAGTTATCCTACGCTTAATAACGACTTCTCTTTCCATCCAAAATCCTTTATAAAGTTCAGCTTCTGCTCCTTTTTTTATTAATATCATTTTCTCCATGGTATTTCTACCTCATCTAAACGCCATTTTGGTCTTATGTAGCTTAATTCTATTGGTATTGTAACTTTTTCTTTAAAAGCCAAGTATCCAGTCCATGCAATCATAGCACCATTATCTCCAGCTAATTCAGGTGGAACTACATAAAATCTAGCTGAATGTTCTTCACAAACTGCTTTCAATATTTTTTGTAAACGTAAACTTCTAGCAACTCCACCAGTTAATAATAATGAAGATTTTTCAGTATGGGCCAATGCCCTCTCAGCAACTTCTGCAAGCATACCATAAGCTACTTCTAATAGACTCATGCTTAAATCATATGGATCAACTTGTCCAATTTTTCTTATAGCAGTAGTTAATAAACCAGAATAGGAAACATCTTGTCCTTTTACTACATATGGGAGAGGAATAAAATTCTTACCTTTTTCTGCCATGGCCTCAAGTTTAGGAACTCCTGGATGTGATAAACCAAGATGTCTAGCAAATACATCAAGACAATTGCCCAAAGCTATATCTAAAGTTTCTCCAAAAACTCTATAACGTCCATCTGAAAATGCAGCTACTATAGTATTACCTCCAGATACATATACAACAAGTGGATCTTCTTCTTTAGTTACAAGACGACCTATTTCAATGTGAGCTACACAATGATTTACAGGTATTAATGGTTTATTTAATAATAAAGCAAGAGCTCTAGCAATAGTTGCACCAGTTCTTAAGCATGGACCTAAACCAGGACCTAAAGATATAGCAATAGCATCAATTTCATTAATACTTATTCCTGCTTCTTCTAAAGCTTTTCTTATTGTTAATGGAGCTTTAATTGAATGATGCTGACTTGCTTCTCTAGGATGTATTCCGCCTGATGGAGGGATATATTCTGATTTTACATTTGCTAATATTTCTCCATCAGAATTTACAATACCACAACCAAAAGTGTGTGCAGTTGATTCTATGCCAAATATATTCATAGTTCATCTTATAAATATCGTATAGCCACAATATCCACAAGCCCATCTTGGATTTGGTTTTAAATGCTTTGCCATAAATCTTCCACATCTTGCACAAACTTTATTTTTTGGCTTTATAGTACGAGTTGAATAATCATATTCATACATATCACATGCTCTAGTTTTTTTTGCCATTATATATCACCTATTTTTGTTCTTCTGAATTTCTCTGTTGTATATATTTTGGTTCTATTTGTTTACCACGCTCTGCATCTTTATAAATATGAACTCTACAAATTGATCTATTTGTACCAAAGGAAGTAATACAACTTCTAACATATATACAATCAATTGGTACTTTAAAAATTGTAGCAAGTGCTTTTCTAAGTTCAACTCTTTTTGGAGTAGTTTTACTAATAATTTCTAAAGTTAATTCTCTTCTTTCTATCAATGGATTGTACCTATCTTCTATAATGGAAAATTGGCTCTCTTCAATGGACATTAATATCACTCTTGTAAAGGAAAATACATTCCCCTTTTTTAGTTTATCGTTAAAAATCCAAATTGAGAAATATAAATGTTAGTAAATAAAATTTAAATTTTTCAGTAAAATAACCAAAAGATTTAAATTATTGATGGATAAAAAATTAAGTTCTAAAAAGGTGAGAGGTTTGGCTGAAAAAAATCCCTATCAAATGGCATTAGAACAATTAGACAAATGTGCAAAAATAATGAACTTAGATCCAAACATACATGAAATTCTCAAATATCCAAAAAGAGTATTATGCGTATACATTCCAGTAAAAATGGATGATGGAAGAATAAAGGTATTCAAAGGCTTCAGATCCCAACATAATGATGCATTAGGACCATTTAAAGGCGGTATAAGGTACCATCCAAATGTTACTATGGATGAAGTAATTGCACTTTCCATGTGGATGACTTGGAAATGTTCAGTTGTAGGATTACCTTATGGAGGAGGAAAAGGAGGAGTAATTTGCAATCCTAAAGAAATGAGTCTAGGTGAAATTGAGAGACTTTCAAGAGGTTATTTCTATGCAATTTCAAGAATTGTTGGACCTGAAATAGACATACCTGCAGGAGATGTGAATACTTCTAGTAGAGAAATGGCATGGTTTATGGATGAATATAGTAAAATAAAAGGATATAATGTTCCAGGAGTTATAACTGGCAAGCCAGTACAAATAGGTGGTTCAGAAGGTAGAACAGAATCTACAGGACTAGGTGTAGCAATTGTAGGAAGAGAAGCTGCAAAACGATTAGGTATTGATCTTAAAAATGCAAAAGTTATTGTTCAAGGATTTGGAAATGTTGGTTATTATTCTGCTTATTTCATGGAAAAATTGGGTTGTAAAATAGTTGGAGTGAGTGATTCAAAAGGAGGAGTTTATAACGAAAAAGGCTTTGAAGTAGATGCATTATGGAATTTCAAAGTCAAAAATGGTACAGTAGTAGGATTTCCAAATGCTAAAATTTTAACAAATGAAGAAATTCTTGAACAAGAATGTGACATCCTCATACCAGCTGCTCTAGAGAATCAAATAACTGAGAAAAATGCAAATAAAATAAAAGCAAAGCTAATTTTAGAAGGAGCAAATGGACCAACTACTCCTGAGGCAGATGAAATACTTTACAAAAGAGGAGTAATGGTAGTGCCAGATATATTGGCAAACGCTGGTGGAGTAAGTGTATCTTATTTTGAATGGGTTCAGAATTTACAAGGATACTATTGGAGTAAAGATGAGGTATTTGATAAATTAGACAAACTCTTAGTAAAAGCATTCAATAAAGTATATGAGACTTATGAAGAATACAAAATAGACATGAGAATGGCAGCATATGTTCGTGCAGTCAGTAGAGTAGTAGAAGCTATGAAGATAAGAGGCTGGGTTTAAGGAATTTTTTCAAATTTTTCAATTATATCCATTACTTTTTTCTTTATTTCTTCATTAACTATTATTAAAGCCATTCCCTTGTCTGGTATTCCATATATTACAAAGGAATTTATTGGAGAATATAAAATTGCTGGAAGAGTAAGTAAATCCTCTTCACCTTCTACATAAACAATGTGATTTCCTTGAGAATTTAAAAGATTTTTTATAATAGAAATAGCTTCATCTGATATATAACCAGCAGGATTATTTACTATTGCACTTGGAGATAGATTTAAACTAAATGGTAAACGTTTAGTTTTTTTATCATAAATTCCTAAATTAGGAATTATGCCAAGACTTAAGAAATGAAAAAGAACAAAATCTCCAATTACTACAATTTTTGGTGGAGAATTATTTTTCATTAAATTAATAATTTGTTTTACATTTTCCTCCGGACTGCCTGTTAAAAGTAAACCAAGTGGTTTTGAAAGTTCAGTTCTCATGCTTTCCGGAAGTTTTAGTTTTCCCAAAAATCTACACCTAACGAACTTTTATAGCATATCTTCCTGGTTTTTTTGCTCCAATTATTTCAGCTATAGCAGAGGACATATCCAATATAATTACAAGTCCATCCCAATCTTCAGTTATATCAGTTCCTCCACATATAGGACATTTTGTTTCTTGTTCACTAAGTATATATTTACATTTTCTACATGCAAACTTTGTTGAAGATGGTCTATCTTTTCTCATATAGTATCACTTCTTTTGTAATTTTTTAATATCTTCTTCAATCCAATTCAAAGCACCTAAGAATGGTTGCCTCATAGTTAATCCTATTTTACTACTTTTTGATTGACCACTACTTAGACTTACAGTAATTATTCTAGCTCTAACCATCATTCCTTTTTCTAAGACTCTTTGTGTTTCTTTACCAATAAGTGCTCCTCTTTTTTCATCATATGTTATAAAATCATCAATAATTTGAGAGACATGTATAAGTCCATCCATTGGACCAATTCTTACAAATACACCAAAATCAGTAACATCAATTACTTCTCCTTCAATAACTTCTTGAATAGCAGGGATGTATACAAGCATATCAAAAGATGCTTTATGGTAAATCCCACCATCCCCAGGAATAATTTTTCCTACATTTGAAACTTTTACATTTAAGACTGCTATTACAGCTCCAAATTCTCGAGTTACCATACCTTCATATGTAGATCTAAGAACTTCAGCAGCAACTACTTCAAGAGGCATATCAAATTTATCTGGAGGTATTCTAACGATATCATTAACCTGTAAAAGCTTGAACATAAATATCACCAATTATGTTTATTTAAAAGAATTTAAAGTTGTATATAAAATTTGATGTTTTAAAATTTAGTAATAATATCAACCTCAGCAATTAATCTTCCATCCTTTAAATATATTACAGGTAAACCTAGCTCTCTAAGTTTTTTCCTAATACTTGAATCACATGTAGCAATAATATACCCCTTATTTTTTGCTAAGAATAATAATTTTTCATCAACATTACCAGAAATAGGAGGATCTGGCTCTAATTCAAATTTTTCACATAGTTTTAATGCTAATTTTGCATTTCGTTTTTCCTTATTACTTCCTTTAATAGATAGTTTTTCCAATTCTTTTTTTATACTTTCTATAATCACTGGTTTACCAAACCCAAGCTCCATAATTTGACTTAAAATATCAAATGGCTCTGTTGCAGAATATATGACTATATTTGTGTCAAGAACTACGGGTGGAAGGCTCTTATTGTATATAACCATATCCAATTAATCTCCATCTACCAGTTATCATTCTACTAATTGCAACTCGCATTCCTGGTTCAGCACAAACAGGACGTTTTAAAGTAAGATAAGCTTCATCTCGATGAATAGAAGATACTGTACCAAGTGTTACTGCTGATCCTATAACAAGCATTAAGTTTTCCCTAACTTTTAATTGTTCTACTTTTTGAAGTTCTTTAGTCCCAACTGCTCTATCTAAGAGATGAAATTTTATAGTTATGTCATTTTGAATTGGAGGCAATGTTCCAGGCTTACCAGCGATATTCCCAACTAATCCATCTGCTTTAGTTAATGCAGGATCTAAATAAGTTCCAACTCCTATTAATCCTCCAGGTCCAACTTCTTCTAAATAATGATCTCCTGCCATTAAGCTTGCAACATATGTGTATATTGGTTCATAGTAAGTCTTGCCTCCTTGTTCTATCTTAAGTCCAGGGCTTATCTCTAATTCATCTCCTACTTTTAATCTTCCTTGAATTAAAGTACCTCCAATTACTCCTCCTTTCAAATCTTTAGGCCTAATTCCTGGTTTATTAACATCAAATGATCTTGCAATATACATTCTTGATGGTTTTGATGGATCTCTATATGGAGTTTTTATTCTTTCTTCAATTACTTGAATTAAATAGTCAATATTAGTACCAAAAATAGAAGATATAGGAACTATTGGAGCGTTTTCTGCAA
Coding sequences within it:
- a CDS encoding DUF359 domain-containing protein produces the protein MGKLKLPESMRTELSKPLGLLLTGSPEENVKQIINLMKNNSPPKIVVIGDFVLFHFLSLGIIPNLGIYDKKTKRLPFSLNLSPSAIVNNPAGYISDEAISIIKNLLNSQGNHIVYVEGEEDLLTLPAILYSPINSFVIYGIPDKGMALIIVNEEIKKKVMDIIEKFEKIP
- a CDS encoding Glu/Leu/Phe/Val dehydrogenase; this encodes MALEQLDKCAKIMNLDPNIHEILKYPKRVLCVYIPVKMDDGRIKVFKGFRSQHNDALGPFKGGIRYHPNVTMDEVIALSMWMTWKCSVVGLPYGGGKGGVICNPKEMSLGEIERLSRGYFYAISRIVGPEIDIPAGDVNTSSREMAWFMDEYSKIKGYNVPGVITGKPVQIGGSEGRTESTGLGVAIVGREAAKRLGIDLKNAKVIVQGFGNVGYYSAYFMEKLGCKIVGVSDSKGGVYNEKGFEVDALWNFKVKNGTVVGFPNAKILTNEEILEQECDILIPAALENQITEKNANKIKAKLILEGANGPTTPEADEILYKRGVMVVPDILANAGGVSVSYFEWVQNLQGYYWSKDEVFDKLDKLLVKAFNKVYETYEEYKIDMRMAAYVRAVSRVVEAMKIRGWV
- a CDS encoding translation initiation factor IF-2 subunit gamma, whose translation is MADFKQPECNIGLTGHVDHGKTTLVAALSGIWAARHSEELKRGITIKLGYADTTFRKCPECPPPECFTTKEICPVHNIPTIFLRKVSFVDAPGHESLMATMLSGAALMDGAILVIAANEECPQPQTREHLVALEIIGIKNIVIVQSKIDAVDKKKAIENYNQILSFIKGTIAENAPIVPISSIFGTNIDYLIQVIEERIKTPYRDPSKPSRMYIARSFDVNKPGIRPKDLKGGVIGGTLIQGRLKVGDELEISPGLKIEQGGKTYYEPIYTYVASLMAGDHYLEEVGPGGLIGVGTYLDPALTKADGLVGNIAGKPGTLPPIQNDITIKFHLLDRAVGTKELQKVEQLKVRENLMLVIGSAVTLGTVSSIHRDEAYLTLKRPVCAEPGMRVAISRMITGRWRLIGYGYIQ
- a CDS encoding DNA-directed RNA polymerase, which gives rise to MFKLLQVNDIVRIPPDKFDMPLEVVAAEVLRSTYEGMVTREFGAVIAVLNVKVSNVGKIIPGDGGIYHKASFDMLVYIPAIQEVIEGEVIDVTDFGVFVRIGPMDGLIHVSQIIDDFITYDEKRGALIGKETQRVLEKGMMVRARIITVSLSSGQSKSSKIGLTMRQPFLGALNWIEEDIKKLQKK
- a CDS encoding DNA-directed RNA polymerase, subunit E''; this translates as MRKDRPSSTKFACRKCKYILSEQETKCPICGGTDITEDWDGLVIILDMSSAIAEIIGAKKPGRYAIKVR